From a region of the Campylobacter showae genome:
- a CDS encoding tyrosine-type recombinase/integrase: MKYALDCKDSFENSFIFWLTRYVKFKLSSLSNKELRDPKALASVNFALSREIKNIDQLDGLVKSARNAGLTGINTYFNPLKKIYDTLKFYELESLKQIDEELLSEVLASVTGGLSDASKKNYRISAINFFAFLDKQNEEDGKAHVFDIELKNWGGVGGARGQKLPEFMSEDEVKRFLEAIENAEFKSNANRNKLIIKIIIFTGIRVSEALNLKRKDITEDGELYVIRIRGKGNKYRVVMIKRRLIEAHLDAIAINYINKEGYLFINKKGTRLTQAYVSRIVEQILFKAGIRKEKNGAHMLRHTFATMLYKKQKDLVLVQEALGHASLNTSRIYTHFDSEKLKLAAQVAEELSGE, translated from the coding sequence TTGAAATACGCGCTTGATTGCAAGGATAGTTTTGAAAACTCGTTTATATTTTGGCTGACTCGTTACGTCAAATTTAAGCTTAGCTCGCTATCAAACAAAGAGCTTCGCGACCCAAAGGCGCTGGCAAGCGTAAATTTCGCCCTTAGCCGCGAGATAAAAAATATCGACCAGCTAGACGGCCTCGTAAAATCGGCTAGAAACGCTGGGCTAACGGGTATAAATACATATTTTAATCCGCTTAAAAAAATTTACGATACGCTCAAATTTTACGAGCTGGAGAGCCTAAAGCAGATCGATGAGGAGCTGCTAAGCGAGGTGCTAGCTAGCGTCACGGGCGGGCTTAGCGATGCGAGCAAGAAAAACTACCGCATAAGCGCGATAAATTTTTTCGCATTTTTGGATAAGCAAAACGAAGAGGACGGCAAGGCGCACGTCTTTGACATCGAGCTGAAAAACTGGGGCGGCGTGGGCGGAGCGCGCGGGCAAAAGCTGCCTGAGTTTATGAGCGAGGATGAGGTCAAGAGATTTTTGGAAGCGATCGAAAACGCGGAGTTTAAAAGCAATGCCAACCGCAACAAGCTCATCATCAAAATTATCATTTTTACCGGCATCCGCGTGAGCGAGGCGCTAAATCTAAAGCGCAAAGATATAACTGAGGACGGCGAACTCTACGTCATAAGAATCCGCGGCAAAGGCAACAAATACCGCGTCGTGATGATCAAGCGTCGCCTTATCGAAGCCCATCTGGACGCGATCGCGATAAACTATATAAATAAAGAAGGCTATCTTTTTATCAATAAAAAAGGCACGCGCCTAACGCAGGCCTACGTGAGCCGCATCGTCGAGCAGATACTCTTTAAAGCAGGCATCCGTAAGGAAAAAAACGGCGCTCACATGCTGCGCCATACCTTTGCCACGATGCTTTACAAAAAGCAAAAAGACCTGGTTTTAGTGCAAGAAGCGCTTGGGCACGCGAGCCTAAATACTTCGCGAATTTACACGCATTTTGATAGCGAAAAGCTAAAGCTCGCCGCGCAGGTAGCCGAGGAGCTAAGCGGAGAATAG
- a CDS encoding ATP-dependent Clp protease ATP-binding subunit, producing MANLGENLTAQMQELVEKGVALAIHAKNPQTFPLHLLWAQVADSGSLLNQVFNKMNVSKDAVELEVKSKAAQLPTSSNVSKENVQISKELINSLESAKALMVSLGDSYIAVDTWIISALELPEIKQILGKFTDVLEIRKNLESIRAGRKIDSQTGDETLDSLEKYGIDLTAKALNKELDPVIGRDEEITRMMQILIRKSKNNPILLGEPGVGKTAIVEGLAQKIVAKDVPTSLANKRVVALDMSALIAGAKYRGEFEDRLKAVINEVKSAGNIILFIDEIHTIVGAGASEGSMDAANILKPALARGELHAVGATTLKEYRKYFEKDAALQRRFQPIDVKEPSVNEALQILRGIKERLEVHHGVTITDSALVAAAKLSDRYISNRFLPDKAIDLIDEAAAELKMQIESEPYELARIKREIVTLQVEKEALKMEDETKNAARLAEIEKQIADLNEQKHALDGKFENEKAVFGGISKAKKEIDSLKSEAEIARRNGDLQRAAEIEYGKILEAANRQKELEKKWDEMKKGGVLLKNQVDEELVAEILSKWTGISVSKMLTSEKQKYLMIEEHLRESVVGQDAALHALARAIKRNKAGLNEGARPIGSFLFLGPTGVGKTQSAKALAKFLFDDERALIRFDMSEYMEKHSVSRLLGAPPGYVGYDEGGQLTEAVRRRPYSVILFDEIEKAHKDVFNVLLGILDDGRATDNKGVTVDFKNTIIILTSNIASNFIMDLKGEEREAAVKNELKNYFKPEFLNRLDDTIIFNPLDEDGLIKIVDIMFKELEKTLQNRGIKASLSEEAKKFIAGAGFDIVYGARPLRRALYELVEDPLADMILRDELESGDEIVVGSDKEKITISKI from the coding sequence ATGGCGAATTTAGGCGAAAATTTAACCGCACAAATGCAAGAGCTGGTAGAAAAGGGCGTCGCGCTAGCGATACACGCGAAAAATCCGCAAACCTTTCCGCTTCATTTGCTTTGGGCTCAGGTCGCAGATAGCGGCTCATTGCTCAATCAAGTCTTTAATAAAATGAACGTGAGCAAAGACGCGGTCGAACTCGAAGTAAAAAGCAAAGCCGCACAGCTACCCACAAGCTCAAACGTCAGCAAGGAAAACGTGCAAATTTCAAAGGAGCTCATAAACTCTCTTGAAAGCGCAAAAGCCCTGATGGTGAGCCTGGGAGACAGCTATATCGCGGTGGATACGTGGATTATTTCGGCACTTGAGCTACCTGAGATCAAGCAAATTTTAGGCAAATTTACCGACGTTTTAGAGATCCGCAAAAATTTAGAAAGCATAAGAGCAGGGCGCAAGATAGATAGTCAAACAGGCGACGAGACGCTAGATAGTTTGGAGAAATACGGCATCGATCTAACTGCAAAAGCGCTAAATAAGGAGCTCGATCCAGTCATAGGGCGCGACGAAGAGATCACGCGCATGATGCAAATTTTAATAAGAAAGAGCAAGAATAATCCTATTTTATTAGGCGAGCCGGGCGTGGGTAAAACCGCTATCGTCGAGGGTCTAGCGCAAAAAATCGTGGCAAAAGACGTGCCGACTAGCCTAGCAAACAAGCGCGTAGTCGCGCTTGATATGAGCGCGCTAATCGCAGGCGCGAAATACCGCGGCGAATTTGAAGACAGGCTAAAAGCCGTCATAAACGAGGTAAAAAGCGCCGGAAATATCATCCTCTTTATCGACGAGATCCACACTATCGTGGGTGCTGGAGCAAGCGAAGGCAGCATGGATGCGGCAAATATCCTAAAACCCGCGCTTGCTAGAGGCGAACTGCACGCCGTGGGCGCTACGACGCTAAAGGAGTACCGCAAGTATTTTGAAAAGGACGCCGCGTTGCAACGCCGCTTTCAGCCAATCGACGTAAAAGAACCTAGCGTAAACGAAGCACTTCAAATTTTACGCGGCATAAAAGAGCGCCTCGAGGTGCACCACGGCGTAACTATCACCGATAGCGCGCTGGTCGCGGCAGCAAAGCTAAGCGACCGCTACATCTCAAACCGCTTTTTACCCGATAAAGCGATCGATCTCATCGACGAGGCCGCAGCCGAGCTAAAAATGCAAATAGAAAGCGAGCCGTACGAACTCGCCCGCATCAAACGCGAGATCGTAACGCTGCAAGTCGAAAAAGAGGCGCTAAAAATGGAAGACGAGACCAAAAACGCAGCGCGTCTAGCCGAGATAGAAAAGCAAATCGCCGATCTAAACGAGCAAAAGCACGCCCTTGACGGTAAATTTGAAAACGAAAAGGCGGTTTTCGGCGGTATCTCAAAAGCAAAAAAAGAGATAGATAGCCTAAAAAGCGAGGCTGAGATAGCGCGCAGAAACGGCGATCTGCAGCGCGCGGCCGAGATCGAATACGGCAAAATTTTAGAAGCGGCCAACCGCCAAAAAGAGCTCGAAAAAAAATGGGACGAGATGAAAAAGGGCGGCGTGCTACTAAAAAATCAGGTCGATGAGGAGCTGGTGGCCGAAATACTAAGCAAATGGACGGGAATTTCGGTCAGCAAAATGCTAACTAGCGAAAAGCAAAAATATCTGATGATCGAGGAGCATTTGCGCGAAAGCGTCGTCGGTCAGGATGCCGCTCTGCACGCGTTAGCAAGAGCTATCAAGCGAAATAAGGCCGGCCTAAACGAGGGCGCGCGTCCGATCGGATCGTTTTTGTTTCTAGGGCCTACGGGCGTTGGTAAAACGCAGTCGGCAAAGGCTTTGGCTAAATTTTTATTTGACGACGAGCGCGCACTCATACGCTTTGATATGAGCGAATACATGGAAAAGCACAGCGTCTCTCGCCTGCTCGGAGCGCCTCCTGGATACGTGGGCTACGACGAGGGTGGACAGCTAACCGAAGCCGTGCGCAGACGTCCGTATAGCGTCATACTTTTTGACGAGATCGAAAAGGCTCACAAGGACGTGTTTAACGTACTTCTTGGCATCCTAGACGACGGAAGGGCGACTGATAACAAGGGCGTGACGGTCGATTTTAAAAATACGATCATCATCCTCACGTCAAATATCGCGTCAAATTTCATCATGGATCTAAAAGGCGAGGAGCGCGAGGCGGCAGTCAAAAACGAGCTTAAAAACTATTTTAAACCCGAGTTTTTAAACCGACTAGACGACACGATAATCTTTAACCCGCTTGATGAAGACGGGCTAATAAAAATCGTAGATATAATGTTTAAAGAGCTTGAAAAAACATTGCAAAATCGCGGTATCAAAGCAAGCCTAAGCGAAGAGGCGAAGAAATTTATCGCGGGCGCGGGCTTTGATATCGTTTACGGAGCTAGACCTTTGCGCCGCGCGCTATACGAGCTAGTGGAAGACCCGCTAGCCGATATGATCCTGCGAGACGAGCTAGAAAGTGGCGACGAGATCGTGGTTGGTAGCGACAAAGAAAAGATAACGATCTCTAAAATTTAA
- a CDS encoding S41 family peptidase, which produces MIFGAVFSANLNAKATEDGSNSKLQSLSKLTKTISTIEKYYVDDLQFKEIVDKAIEGLLNNLDAHSGFLNEKAFKDMQVQTNGEFGGLGITVGMKDGALTVISPIENTPADKAGIKSGDIILRIDGNATLGTTIDEAVNKMRGKPKTPITITIVRKGEQKPFDVKLMRDIISVESVYAKMIEKDNILYLRVTNFDKHVTEKAEEFIKKYPKAEGIVLDLRNNPGGLLNQAVGLTNLFIDSGVIVSQKGRNESENSEFKAARANKITNLPLAVLVNGGSASASEIVSGSLQDHKRAVVIGEKTFGKGSVQIILPVDDKEAIRLTIARYYLPSGRTIQATGVEPDIVVFPGKVPQQDENAFSIKESELKKHLTNELSKIDANSDKNTTKITDNKTIITEANVNDDIQLKSAIDAIKILQLK; this is translated from the coding sequence ATGATATTCGGAGCGGTTTTTAGCGCAAATTTAAATGCTAAAGCCACCGAGGACGGATCGAATTCCAAACTGCAATCGCTCTCTAAACTTACAAAAACCATTTCTACTATCGAAAAATATTATGTTGATGATTTACAGTTTAAAGAGATCGTGGATAAGGCCATAGAGGGGCTTTTAAACAACCTTGACGCGCATTCTGGATTTTTAAATGAAAAGGCGTTTAAAGATATGCAAGTGCAGACAAACGGCGAATTTGGCGGCCTTGGCATTACGGTTGGTATGAAAGACGGCGCCCTAACGGTCATCTCGCCTATCGAAAATACGCCTGCTGATAAAGCCGGCATAAAAAGCGGCGACATCATCCTTCGCATCGACGGCAACGCGACTCTAGGCACCACCATAGACGAAGCGGTAAATAAAATGCGCGGCAAACCAAAGACGCCTATCACGATAACTATCGTGCGAAAAGGTGAGCAAAAGCCGTTTGACGTCAAGCTCATGCGCGACATCATCTCGGTCGAGTCCGTTTACGCAAAGATGATCGAAAAAGACAACATCCTCTATCTTCGCGTGACAAATTTTGATAAGCACGTAACCGAAAAGGCCGAGGAATTTATCAAAAAGTATCCAAAAGCAGAAGGTATCGTACTAGACCTTCGCAACAACCCGGGCGGACTTTTAAACCAAGCGGTCGGACTAACGAATTTATTTATAGATAGCGGCGTGATCGTATCTCAAAAGGGCAGAAACGAGAGCGAAAATAGCGAATTTAAAGCCGCAAGAGCAAACAAAATCACAAATTTACCGCTAGCTGTACTAGTTAACGGCGGAAGCGCGAGCGCGAGCGAGATCGTGAGCGGATCGTTGCAAGATCACAAACGCGCCGTCGTTATCGGCGAAAAGACGTTCGGTAAAGGCAGCGTACAGATCATCCTTCCAGTCGACGACAAAGAGGCTATCCGCCTAACTATCGCGCGCTACTATTTGCCAAGCGGCCGCACTATCCAAGCAACGGGCGTGGAGCCTGATATCGTCGTATTTCCTGGCAAAGTGCCGCAGCAGGACGAAAATGCATTTTCTATAAAAGAGAGCGAACTAAAAAAACACTTAACCAACGAACTGAGCAAAATAGACGCAAATAGCGACAAAAACACTACGAAAATCACGGATAATAAGACTATAATAACCGAGGCTAACGTAAACGACGATATACAGCTAAAATCGGCGATTGACGCGATCAAAATTTTACAGCTAAAATAA
- the purC gene encoding phosphoribosylaminoimidazolesuccinocarboxamide synthase — protein MQKKELIYEGKGKKMFATDDADLLIAEFKDDLTAFDAQKRGNEAGKGALNNKISTQLFHLLKEKGIPTHLVETLSDTEQLVKKCEIIPLEVVVRNIATGSLTKRLAIKEGTVLPFPLVEFYYKNDDLHDPIVNDEHCLIMGLVKSENDLDRLKHMGREINAILFKFFADRNLKLVDFKVEFGVDKDGNIVLADEISPDSCRFWDATTNEKLDKDRFRQDLGNVKVAYEEVLKRILSKV, from the coding sequence ATGCAAAAAAAAGAGCTGATCTACGAAGGCAAGGGAAAAAAGATGTTCGCAACGGACGATGCGGACTTGCTCATAGCGGAATTCAAAGACGATCTAACCGCCTTTGATGCGCAAAAAAGAGGCAATGAAGCCGGTAAAGGCGCGCTGAATAATAAAATTTCGACGCAGCTTTTTCATCTTTTAAAAGAAAAAGGCATCCCGACTCACCTAGTCGAAACTCTAAGCGACACCGAGCAGCTCGTGAAAAAATGCGAAATCATCCCGCTCGAAGTGGTCGTTAGAAATATCGCCACCGGCTCACTAACAAAACGCCTTGCGATAAAAGAAGGTACGGTTTTGCCGTTTCCTTTAGTGGAGTTTTACTATAAAAACGACGACCTACACGATCCGATCGTAAACGACGAGCACTGCCTAATCATGGGCTTAGTTAAGAGCGAAAACGACCTCGATAGACTAAAACACATGGGACGTGAGATAAACGCTATCCTATTTAAATTTTTCGCAGATAGAAATTTGAAACTGGTTGATTTTAAAGTGGAATTCGGCGTCGATAAAGACGGAAATATCGTGCTAGCAGACGAGATCAGTCCGGATAGTTGCCGCTTTTGGGACGCGACTACGAACGAAAAACTTGACAAAGACAGATTTCGCCAGGATCTGGGCAACGTAAAAGTCGCCTACGAAGAAGTTTTAAAAAGAATTTTATCTAAGGTTTAA
- the purS gene encoding phosphoribosylformylglycinamidine synthase subunit PurS, with translation MKAIINVSLKNGVLDPQGKAVEHALGSLGFNNVSGVRIGKQIVLDIDATSKDEARKELTKMCEELLANTVIEDYEINLNDKCESAK, from the coding sequence ATGAAAGCTATCATCAACGTATCCCTAAAAAACGGCGTTTTAGACCCGCAAGGAAAGGCTGTCGAGCACGCACTTGGCTCGCTTGGATTTAACAACGTAAGCGGCGTGCGAATAGGCAAACAAATCGTGCTTGACATAGACGCCACAAGCAAAGACGAAGCGCGCAAGGAGCTAACTAAAATGTGCGAAGAGCTGCTCGCAAACACCGTCATCGAGGACTACGAGATAAATTTGAACGATAAATGCGAGAGCGCAAAATGA
- the purQ gene encoding phosphoribosylformylglycinamidine synthase subunit PurQ: MKVAIVLFPGTNCEQDTKYAFELLGCQTQIIWHKESEINADLIVLPGGFSYGDYLRTAAIAKFSPAMSAVVKHAQKGGYVLGICNGFQMLCELKLLAGAMRRNENLSFISKYHHLKVISNANKFLSNLSVGEVVNIPIAHGEGNFYADEATLKGLYDNDQVLLKYCDANGAELNPNGSVDAIAGICDKNKKIFGLMPHPERACEKFLGTDDGLKMLKGLVC, encoded by the coding sequence ATGAAAGTCGCCATCGTTTTGTTTCCAGGTACGAACTGCGAGCAAGATACAAAGTATGCCTTTGAGCTTTTGGGTTGCCAAACGCAGATAATCTGGCACAAAGAAAGCGAGATAAATGCCGATCTTATCGTGCTTCCGGGCGGATTTAGCTACGGCGACTACTTGCGTACGGCAGCTATCGCTAAATTTAGCCCGGCGATGAGCGCGGTCGTAAAACACGCCCAAAAAGGCGGATACGTGCTTGGAATTTGCAACGGCTTTCAGATGCTGTGCGAGCTAAAACTGCTTGCAGGCGCGATGAGACGAAACGAAAATTTAAGCTTCATCTCAAAATATCATCACCTAAAAGTGATCTCAAACGCAAACAAATTTCTCTCAAATTTGAGCGTCGGCGAGGTCGTAAACATCCCGATCGCTCACGGTGAGGGCAACTTTTACGCTGACGAAGCGACGCTAAAAGGCCTCTACGACAACGATCAGGTACTGCTAAAATACTGCGACGCAAACGGCGCAGAGCTAAATCCAAACGGCTCGGTCGATGCTATAGCGGGAATTTGCGATAAAAATAAAAAGATATTTGGCCTCATGCCTCACCCAGAGCGCGCCTGCGAGAAGTTTTTGGGCACGGACGACGGACTAAAGATGCTAAAAGGGCTAGTTTGCTAA
- a CDS encoding SH3 domain-containing protein, with the protein MLRPFLAFFAIFVLACVATEPSVFDMMGDEQSQKVIKPAPQTPAQKLNLQNKAPSAQNRTPSQTQSTATQNRTPVAQSQTPSNQGGTHLRQPIPQNIAPTNEPELNLKDSQLYERVQPNDIIIKALNAPKQVYVGQIFSFTLSVDIQDNIAVDLQTILPETENLKWLSSNLRWDNDGKGVYKAQIYAEASAEAVQNPKITVNLKRNGEFFQTANLTLSLPKIVALKSGEKYNHVVAQNLEVKKYKTNKFDDKNLIMIVEVNAQKGNIADFFIEDKDIIKQGVDSTSGEFDAQSGYYFAIFSPEKISIDFNYFSLAKKDFVGFSLPVVVEDDEISTQIGLNPKQSKFEIYKNIGVYALFGIFLITFLFKRDAIFLVVVVGLGAYILYSYNPFGGATLRQNINVKILPTQNSSVFYTSKAEEKIEILGERGDYVKILLDDGKIGWVKKDDIF; encoded by the coding sequence TTGCTAAGGCCCTTTTTAGCCTTTTTTGCTATATTTGTTTTAGCTTGCGTGGCCACTGAGCCTAGCGTATTTGATATGATGGGCGACGAGCAAAGCCAAAAAGTGATCAAGCCCGCTCCGCAAACGCCCGCACAAAAGCTAAATTTGCAAAACAAAGCGCCAAGCGCGCAAAACAGAACCCCAAGTCAGACGCAAAGCACGGCTACTCAAAACAGAACCCCCGTAGCACAAAGCCAGACCCCAAGCAACCAAGGCGGTACGCATCTGCGCCAGCCTATCCCGCAAAATATCGCTCCTACGAACGAACCAGAGCTAAATTTAAAAGACAGCCAGCTCTACGAGCGCGTGCAGCCAAACGATATCATTATCAAGGCTCTAAATGCGCCAAAGCAAGTCTACGTCGGGCAAATTTTTAGCTTTACGCTTTCGGTCGATATCCAGGATAATATCGCGGTAGATCTGCAAACCATCTTGCCCGAAACCGAAAATCTAAAATGGCTAAGCTCAAATTTGCGCTGGGATAATGACGGCAAAGGGGTTTACAAGGCTCAAATTTACGCCGAGGCCTCCGCCGAGGCCGTGCAAAATCCAAAAATCACTGTAAATTTAAAGCGTAACGGCGAGTTTTTCCAAACGGCGAATTTAACGCTTTCGCTACCTAAAATCGTAGCGCTAAAAAGCGGCGAGAAATACAACCACGTCGTCGCCCAAAATCTCGAAGTCAAAAAATACAAAACCAATAAATTCGACGATAAAAATCTCATCATGATCGTCGAAGTAAACGCGCAAAAAGGCAACATCGCGGACTTTTTCATCGAGGATAAGGACATCATCAAGCAAGGCGTGGACTCCACGAGCGGCGAGTTTGACGCGCAAAGCGGATATTATTTCGCGATATTTTCACCTGAAAAAATATCGATAGATTTTAACTACTTTAGCCTGGCTAAAAAAGATTTCGTTGGCTTTTCGCTCCCGGTTGTCGTGGAGGATGACGAGATCAGCACGCAAATCGGACTAAATCCAAAGCAAAGCAAATTTGAAATTTACAAAAATATCGGAGTTTACGCGCTTTTCGGTATTTTCTTGATCACGTTTTTGTTTAAGCGCGACGCGATATTTCTCGTCGTCGTGGTCGGCCTTGGAGCCTATATCCTTTACAGCTACAACCCCTTTGGTGGCGCGACGCTAAGACAAAACATAAACGTAAAAATTTTGCCTACGCAAAACTCGAGCGTATTTTATACCTCAAAAGCGGAGGAAAAGATCGAGATCCTCGGCGAGCGCGGAGACTACGTCAAAATTTTACTAGACGACGGCAAAATAGGCTGGGTGAAAAAAGATGATATTTTCTAG
- a CDS encoding lysophospholipid acyltransferase family protein, with protein sequence MIFSRIKAAYFAVEFLISILLVVFFMWLFKKHIHGVRKIWGRSQRLFGFYSLEVVGNFDERANMIIMNHQSMLDIVVLEEVYPKNLCWIAKKEIADLPVIGQIIHVPQMISVERENKRSLIKLVKDAQDRVEKGRVLAIFPEGTRSHSRELLPFKGGAKIIADKLNLKIQPIVITGSDILDVKNFSFKNGKIKIICLDLIDTAEPEWLENARAKMQETLDNERRKAAV encoded by the coding sequence ATGATATTTTCTAGGATAAAGGCCGCGTATTTCGCGGTCGAGTTTCTGATCAGCATACTTTTAGTCGTGTTTTTTATGTGGCTTTTTAAAAAGCACATTCACGGCGTGAGAAAAATTTGGGGTAGGAGCCAGCGGCTTTTTGGCTTTTATTCGCTCGAAGTCGTCGGCAACTTTGACGAGCGGGCGAATATGATCATCATGAACCACCAAAGTATGTTAGATATCGTCGTTTTAGAGGAAGTCTATCCTAAAAATCTCTGCTGGATCGCCAAAAAAGAGATTGCCGACCTGCCCGTCATCGGCCAGATCATCCACGTGCCGCAAATGATCTCAGTCGAGCGCGAGAATAAACGCTCGCTCATCAAGCTCGTAAAAGACGCACAAGACCGTGTCGAAAAAGGGCGCGTGCTGGCAATTTTCCCCGAGGGAACGCGCTCGCACTCAAGGGAGCTTTTGCCGTTTAAAGGCGGTGCGAAAATCATCGCCGACAAGCTAAATCTAAAAATCCAGCCCATCGTAATCACGGGTTCAGACATCTTGGATGTGAAAAATTTTAGCTTTAAAAACGGCAAAATCAAAATAATCTGCCTAGATCTCATCGACACCGCCGAGCCCGAGTGGCTAGAAAACGCAAGAGCTAAAATGCAAGAAACGCTAGATAACGAAAGGCGGAAAGCGGCGGTCTAA
- the htpG gene encoding molecular chaperone HtpG — protein MSEKFEFQTEVNELLNLMIHSLYSNKEIFLRELISNASDALDKLNYLCLTDDAYKSLSYSPRIDIKIDKDKKTLTISDNGIGMDKNELINNLGTIARSGTKGFLDKLSGQAKKDSALIGQFGVGFYSAFMVADKIEVVSKKALGEEAFMWSSDAKTYEISPAQKDSHGTSITLYLKDDEFAESYRIENIVKKYSNHIPYPIFADKEEYVAPKDGEKEGSYEIKNVQINKASALWKMSKSALKEADYNDFYKQISHDSEDPLLYVHTKAEGKIEYTTLFFVPASEPFDLFRVDYQSGVKLYVKSVFISDDAKEMLPPYLRFVRGIIDVEDLPLNVSREILQENSIMRSVKEQSIKKILGELAKLKEKDREKYIKFYKIFGKVIKEGLYGFSSEKEQILDLCLFKSSKREGLVSLKEYKEAMKEGQKSIYYISGNNETMLRNSPLLESFKAEGIEVLIMDEEIDSIVMPMVQDYDKTPIKTVNHTDIDAEIKPEKSEADEGKFAALLAKMKEILKDEVKDVKLSSRLSQSPAVIVYDKNDPDYATQMMLKQMGHSVGKILPILEINPKHELFEKLSQNEAMIYDAAELLLDMAKLNEGVAIDDPSAFSKKLTKILLKAI, from the coding sequence ATGAGCGAAAAATTTGAATTTCAGACCGAGGTAAACGAGCTGTTAAATTTGATGATACACTCGCTTTATTCAAACAAAGAGATATTTTTGCGCGAGCTCATCTCAAACGCGAGCGACGCGCTGGATAAGCTAAACTATCTCTGCCTCACGGATGATGCTTACAAAAGCCTAAGCTACTCCCCGCGAATCGATATCAAAATAGACAAAGATAAAAAGACGCTAACGATCAGCGATAACGGCATCGGCATGGACAAAAATGAGCTGATAAATAACCTCGGCACCATCGCTAGAAGCGGTACGAAGGGCTTTTTGGATAAACTAAGCGGCCAAGCTAAAAAAGATAGCGCGCTCATCGGACAGTTTGGCGTCGGGTTTTATTCGGCGTTTATGGTCGCGGATAAGATCGAAGTCGTGAGCAAAAAGGCGCTTGGCGAAGAGGCCTTCATGTGGAGTTCGGACGCTAAAACCTACGAGATCTCGCCTGCGCAAAAAGATAGCCACGGCACCTCGATCACGCTTTATTTAAAAGATGACGAGTTTGCCGAGTCCTACCGCATAGAAAACATCGTCAAAAAATACTCCAACCACATCCCGTATCCGATATTTGCGGATAAAGAAGAGTACGTAGCGCCTAAAGATGGCGAAAAAGAGGGCTCGTACGAGATCAAAAACGTGCAGATAAATAAGGCTTCCGCACTTTGGAAAATGAGTAAAAGCGCGCTAAAAGAGGCTGACTATAACGACTTTTACAAACAAATCTCGCACGATAGCGAGGATCCGTTACTTTACGTGCATACCAAAGCCGAGGGCAAGATCGAGTACACTACCCTATTTTTCGTGCCGGCTAGCGAGCCGTTTGATCTATTTCGCGTGGATTATCAAAGCGGCGTAAAACTCTACGTCAAAAGCGTATTTATCAGCGACGACGCCAAAGAGATGCTGCCGCCTTATCTTAGATTTGTCCGCGGTATCATCGACGTTGAGGACCTACCGCTAAACGTCAGCCGCGAAATTTTGCAAGAAAACAGCATAATGCGCAGCGTAAAGGAGCAAAGCATCAAGAAAATCCTAGGCGAGCTAGCCAAGCTAAAAGAAAAAGATAGAGAAAAATACATCAAATTTTATAAAATATTCGGCAAGGTTATCAAAGAGGGGCTTTACGGATTTAGCAGCGAAAAGGAGCAAATTTTAGACCTTTGCCTCTTTAAATCAAGCAAGCGCGAGGGACTAGTCAGCCTAAAAGAGTACAAAGAGGCGATGAAAGAGGGGCAAAAATCGATCTACTATATCAGTGGAAACAACGAAACTATGTTAAGAAATTCGCCGCTTTTAGAGAGCTTTAAGGCTGAAGGAATCGAAGTGCTCATCATGGACGAGGAGATAGACTCTATCGTCATGCCGATGGTCCAAGACTACGACAAAACCCCGATAAAAACGGTAAATCACACCGATATCGACGCCGAGATCAAACCGGAAAAAAGCGAAGCCGACGAGGGTAAATTCGCTGCGCTGCTAGCCAAGATGAAAGAGATACTAAAAGACGAGGTCAAGGACGTGAAGCTAAGCTCGCGCCTAAGCCAAAGCCCCGCCGTCATCGTCTATGATAAAAATGATCCCGACTACGCTACGCAGATGATGCTAAAGCAGATGGGGCATAGCGTGGGTAAAATTTTACCGATACTGGAGATAAATCCAAAGCACGAGCTCTTTGAAAAACTATCTCAAAACGAGGCGATGATATATGATGCGGCGGAGCTGCTTTTAGATATGGCTAAGTTAAACGAAGGCGTCGCGATCGACGATCCGTCGGCGTTTAGCAAAAAGCTAACTAAAATTTTGCTAAAAGCGATCTAA